In Sphingomonas sp. SORGH_AS_0950, the following are encoded in one genomic region:
- a CDS encoding sigma-54 dependent transcriptional regulator encodes MKPPLSPPTAESDRSRPDSLSGNGRCGASSSALSILVIDDNPRIAESLGIAIELAGHRLDIASGPEEGFSRLAAQRYDAILLDLNYAAGRTDGAEGLAMLARLLADDPAACIIVITAHSGIRLAVAAMQAGARDFVMKPWRNAELIAKIEVAAARPAPRADRPHAYGGEVPGGEPARLLGDSPAIEQVRALIRRVGPTRAGIVVTGPSGAGRTLIAQAVHAASGDVDRPMARLDLRDTAAWDRLAGEEAGTWLLRHPDRLDEVAQARLLDRLPMAARFIAIADDPGGITPALARRIATVEIAAPSLVQRQADIPLLARHFARIAAERHGRPAPRFTPAAEALLISAPWPDETRGLSAAIERALLLGDGGVIEAALLAPAAPVVAAAAPRSSFDLDETERGMIEAALIEHHHNVTHAAQALGLSRGALYRRMARHGL; translated from the coding sequence ATGAAACCGCCACTTTCCCCGCCGACCGCCGAATCCGACCGTTCGCGTCCGGACAGCCTGTCCGGAAATGGACGGTGCGGGGCGTCGTCAAGCGCGCTGTCGATCCTGGTCATCGACGACAATCCGCGCATCGCCGAATCGCTGGGCATCGCGATCGAGCTGGCCGGACACCGGCTGGATATCGCATCGGGGCCGGAAGAGGGCTTTTCCCGTCTGGCGGCACAGCGGTACGACGCGATCCTGCTCGACCTCAATTATGCCGCCGGACGCACCGATGGCGCGGAGGGGCTGGCCATGCTCGCGCGGCTGCTCGCCGACGATCCGGCGGCCTGCATCATCGTCATCACCGCGCATAGCGGCATACGCCTGGCCGTCGCCGCGATGCAGGCGGGCGCGCGCGATTTCGTCATGAAGCCGTGGCGCAATGCCGAGCTGATCGCCAAGATCGAGGTCGCCGCCGCCCGCCCCGCCCCGCGCGCCGATCGTCCCCATGCCTATGGCGGCGAGGTTCCCGGCGGCGAGCCCGCCCGGCTGTTGGGCGACAGCCCCGCGATCGAGCAGGTGCGCGCGCTGATCCGCCGCGTCGGGCCGACCCGGGCGGGGATCGTCGTCACCGGCCCGTCGGGCGCGGGGCGGACGCTGATCGCCCAGGCGGTCCACGCCGCCTCCGGTGATGTGGACCGGCCGATGGCGCGGCTGGACCTACGCGATACGGCGGCGTGGGACCGGCTGGCCGGTGAAGAGGCCGGGACCTGGCTGTTGCGCCATCCCGACCGGCTGGACGAGGTCGCGCAGGCGCGGCTGCTCGATCGGCTGCCGATGGCGGCGCGCTTCATCGCGATCGCCGACGATCCGGGCGGGATCACCCCGGCGCTGGCGCGGCGGATCGCGACGGTGGAGATCGCCGCCCCCTCGCTCGTCCAGCGTCAGGCGGACATTCCCCTGCTCGCACGCCATTTCGCCCGGATCGCGGCCGAGCGGCATGGTCGCCCGGCCCCACGCTTCACCCCGGCGGCGGAGGCGCTGCTGATCTCGGCGCCATGGCCCGACGAGACGCGCGGCCTGTCCGCCGCGATCGAGCGGGCGCTGCTGCTGGGGGATGGCGGCGTGATCGAGGCGGCGTTGCTCGCCCCTGCCGCGCCGGTCGTCGCCGCCGCCGCCCCACGCTCCAGCTTCGACCTGGACGAAACCGAGCGGGGGATGATCGAGGCGGCGCTGATCGAGCATCATCACAACGTCACCCATGCCGCACAGGCGCTGGGGCTGAGCCGGGGCGCGCTGTATCGTCGCATGGCGCGCCATGGGCTTTGA
- a CDS encoding PAS domain-containing sensor histidine kinase translates to MGFDAPTRRVVAILLSGLMLTLFGGLMVVAWQNGMLGSMLGLGLGTGWLIGAIGWAAARTPLLPPAPAPADMAPRGPPLHALFDQIPLPLLRIEGRSARALNRAGRTLFATDDRLSSPPPALFEPQESRLRHEGRSWRIERVEAGPERALAMLIDVEAERRTAEAHADSEMIDILGHELLNGLSPIVSLADSAVMAAERQDARLHGILATLARRIEGLERFTRAYRTLARLPDPVRNPFKVAELAMDLARLFEQRFASEVALSMAVPDGLIGRCDRDQMTQALWALLQNAAEAALGGAVAPQVTLTAAMDGPSLRFAITDSGGGVAGPERARIFRPFHTTKPDGSGIGLTLARRIARAHGGDLTLLPVATTTFALAIPGK, encoded by the coding sequence ATGGGCTTTGATGCGCCCACCCGGCGGGTCGTCGCCATCCTTCTGTCGGGACTGATGCTGACGCTGTTCGGCGGGCTGATGGTGGTGGCGTGGCAGAACGGCATGCTGGGGTCGATGCTGGGGCTGGGCCTGGGCACCGGCTGGCTGATCGGGGCGATCGGCTGGGCCGCCGCGCGGACGCCCCTCCTGCCCCCCGCCCCCGCGCCCGCCGACATGGCGCCGCGCGGGCCGCCGCTCCATGCGCTGTTCGACCAGATCCCCTTGCCGCTGCTGCGGATCGAGGGGCGATCGGCACGGGCGCTCAACCGCGCCGGCCGGACGCTGTTCGCGACCGACGACCGCCTGTCATCGCCGCCGCCCGCGCTGTTCGAGCCGCAGGAAAGCCGGTTGCGGCATGAGGGGCGAAGCTGGCGGATCGAACGGGTCGAGGCCGGGCCCGAGCGCGCGCTGGCCATGCTGATCGATGTCGAGGCGGAGCGCCGCACCGCCGAGGCGCATGCCGATAGCGAGATGATCGACATATTGGGGCATGAGCTGCTGAACGGCCTGTCGCCGATCGTGTCGCTGGCCGACAGCGCGGTGATGGCGGCGGAGCGGCAGGATGCGCGACTGCACGGCATCCTCGCCACCCTTGCCCGACGGATCGAGGGGTTGGAGCGGTTCACCCGCGCCTATCGCACGCTGGCCCGGCTGCCCGATCCGGTCCGCAACCCGTTCAAGGTCGCCGAGTTGGCCATGGATCTGGCGCGGTTGTTCGAGCAACGCTTCGCAAGCGAGGTCGCGCTCTCCATGGCGGTGCCGGACGGACTGATCGGGCGATGCGACCGCGATCAGATGACGCAGGCGCTCTGGGCGCTGCTGCAAAACGCGGCCGAGGCGGCGCTGGGCGGAGCGGTCGCGCCGCAGGTGACGCTGACCGCCGCGATGGACGGGCCTAGCCTGCGCTTCGCGATTACCGACAGCGGCGGCGGCGTAGCGGGGCCAGAGCGCGCGCGGATCTTCCGCCCCTTCCACACCACCAAGCCCGACGGGTCGGGCATCGGCCTGACCCTGGCCCGCCGTATCGCCCGCGCGCATGGCGGCGACCTGACGCTGTTGCCGGTGGCGACGACGACGTTCGCACTGGCCATACCCGGCAAATAG
- a CDS encoding glycoside hydrolase family 43 protein produces the protein MSGRIPGLGRGQGLLLALASVAITPTWAMPAAPTLPTTAPADHATALAHRVADAIRRDPALTAPIRGSITLPDTAADLAATSDDPQARLVTIGWRSSDPAILSDRDRGRGDDRVRKGVVHRGRTDRRVRLTATVTAPGAAPVMVPLDLTVLAAAAPRPADMSAYMFVYFHSDTVEGEKLRFAVSDGNNALRWRELNGARPVLESSKGTMGLRDPFILRSAEGDRFFLLATDLSVGRSGWGGATDKGSHYLEIWESTDLVHWSEQRHVKVNLPQAGMTWAPEATYDPTIQAYVVYWTSTLFTDASHRTSDGNGPQILISTTRDFRHFTPPRPWFKAADLPFLVKDKGMIDSTVLKDGADYYRFTKVSEVSGCPSSDIMGQRSRTLRATGHSGAWRTIDRCIGRKAGTPEVEGPSAFVANPGDTSGFRYFLWVDNYGGVGYIPLATRSLRGTIRWTYPKDFRLPASPRHGSVLSITARERDALVARWSPTAPTSGAAR, from the coding sequence ATGTCGGGCAGGATACCGGGATTGGGGCGCGGGCAAGGGCTTTTGCTGGCGTTGGCCAGCGTCGCCATCACTCCGACATGGGCGATGCCCGCCGCACCCACGCTTCCGACGACAGCGCCCGCCGATCACGCGACGGCGCTGGCGCACCGGGTGGCCGATGCGATCCGTCGCGATCCCGCGCTGACCGCGCCCATCCGGGGCAGCATCACCCTGCCCGATACCGCCGCCGATCTTGCCGCCACGTCCGACGACCCGCAGGCGCGTCTCGTCACGATAGGCTGGCGTTCGTCGGACCCGGCGATCCTGTCGGACCGCGACCGGGGCCGGGGCGACGATCGGGTCCGCAAGGGCGTGGTCCATCGCGGCCGGACCGACCGCCGGGTTCGGCTGACCGCGACCGTGACCGCGCCGGGGGCCGCGCCGGTCATGGTCCCGCTCGACCTGACGGTCCTGGCCGCCGCCGCGCCGCGTCCCGCCGACATGAGCGCCTATATGTTCGTCTATTTCCATTCCGACACGGTCGAGGGTGAGAAGCTGCGCTTCGCGGTTTCGGACGGCAACAACGCGCTGCGATGGCGGGAGTTGAACGGCGCACGGCCGGTCCTGGAGTCGAGCAAGGGCACGATGGGCCTGCGCGATCCGTTCATCCTGCGATCGGCGGAGGGCGACCGCTTCTTCCTGCTGGCGACCGACCTGTCGGTGGGGCGCAGCGGCTGGGGCGGCGCGACCGACAAGGGCAGCCATTACCTGGAAATCTGGGAATCGACCGACCTCGTCCACTGGAGCGAGCAGCGTCATGTGAAGGTCAACCTTCCCCAAGCGGGCATGACCTGGGCGCCCGAGGCGACCTACGACCCGACGATCCAGGCCTATGTCGTCTATTGGACATCGACCCTGTTCACCGATGCCAGCCACCGGACCAGTGACGGCAACGGGCCGCAGATCCTGATCTCCACCACCCGCGACTTCCGCCATTTCACCCCGCCCCGCCCCTGGTTCAAGGCCGCCGACCTGCCCTTTCTGGTGAAGGACAAGGGCATGATCGATTCCACCGTGCTGAAGGACGGCGCGGACTATTACCGCTTCACCAAGGTGTCGGAGGTGTCGGGCTGTCCTTCGTCGGACATCATGGGCCAGCGTTCCCGCACGCTGCGCGCCACCGGCCATTCGGGTGCGTGGCGCACCATCGACCGCTGCATCGGCCGCAAGGCGGGGACGCCCGAGGTCGAGGGGCCGAGCGCCTTCGTCGCCAATCCGGGCGACACCAGCGGGTTCCGATATTTCCTCTGGGTCGATAATTATGGCGGCGTCGGTTACATCCCGCTCGCCACCCGGTCGCTGCGGGGCACCATCCGATGGACCTATCCCAAGGATTTCCGCCTGCCCGCCTCGCCGCGTCACGGCTCGGTCCTGTCGATCACCGCCAGGGAACGGGACGCGCTGGTCGCCCGCTGGAGCCCCACCGCGCCGACCAGCGGTGCGGCACGATGA